A DNA window from Allokutzneria albata contains the following coding sequences:
- a CDS encoding glycoside hydrolase family 9 protein, which yields MRRARVLAVSTITALAVTVSPAAAAPADGHVRVDGIGYAIGESKTAYFLSGSARTASFDVINQYGSSVLRGRAGASLGGWNQRFTAVRPLDLTALDKPGRYRVRIAGVTSPEFRIGAAEEVFRPWIDKTVQFFQTQRDGADVIPGSFDRKPSHLADRQATVYETPEFDDQNRPTTVLKPVGGPVDVEGGWFDAGDFLKFTHATSYSLASLQYLQRDLKKPHAALNAEIDHGLKWLDKAWDATNKTLYIQVGIGPGNADLGFKGDHDVWRLPQDDDALNVRPGDEKYYVKHRPVFRISAPISPNLAGRVAASFALAAQYNARQNPALAKKYLDEGASILAGAQTENVDPDKLVTALPRAFYPENSWMDDMELGAAELAAAGRALKDPRAGEWGRAATQWAKRYIASGETDTLNLYNTSALAHASLTRLLRDGPVSGAEVTERDLTGHLKKQLQSGVDSAAKSPFRTAASVVSFDAAPRSFGFASTAQLYRSLTGDRAFDAFGTQQRGFALGSNAWGVSLVIGAGDFSRCVHHQVANLQGDLNGGKKVLVGAVINGPNKAGLLGDLGEFGDMRPCQRDMKAFDGSGSEFLDDTRSWATSETAIDFTSTAMLTFGLTSMR from the coding sequence GTGCGTCGTGCCCGTGTCTTAGCGGTCTCCACCATCACCGCGCTCGCCGTCACCGTCAGCCCGGCGGCTGCCGCTCCCGCGGACGGCCATGTCCGGGTGGACGGGATCGGTTATGCGATCGGCGAGAGCAAGACCGCGTACTTCCTGTCCGGCTCCGCCCGCACCGCCTCCTTCGACGTGATCAACCAGTACGGCTCGTCCGTGCTGCGGGGGCGGGCGGGCGCGAGCCTGGGCGGCTGGAACCAGCGCTTCACCGCAGTGCGGCCGCTGGACCTCACCGCGCTCGACAAGCCCGGCCGCTACCGCGTGCGGATCGCCGGGGTCACCTCGCCGGAGTTCAGGATCGGCGCGGCCGAGGAGGTGTTCCGGCCGTGGATCGACAAGACCGTCCAGTTCTTCCAGACGCAGCGCGACGGCGCCGACGTCATCCCCGGCAGCTTCGACCGCAAGCCCTCGCACCTCGCCGACCGGCAGGCGACGGTCTACGAGACGCCGGAGTTCGACGACCAGAACCGGCCGACCACCGTGCTCAAACCCGTCGGCGGACCGGTGGACGTCGAAGGCGGCTGGTTCGACGCGGGCGACTTCCTCAAGTTCACCCACGCCACGTCGTACTCCCTGGCCAGCCTCCAGTACCTGCAGCGCGACCTGAAGAAGCCGCACGCCGCGCTGAACGCGGAGATCGACCACGGGCTGAAGTGGCTCGACAAGGCCTGGGACGCCACGAACAAAACCCTCTACATCCAGGTGGGCATCGGGCCGGGCAACGCCGACCTCGGCTTCAAGGGCGACCACGACGTGTGGCGGCTGCCCCAGGACGACGACGCGCTCAACGTCAGGCCCGGCGACGAGAAGTACTACGTCAAGCACCGCCCGGTGTTCCGGATCAGCGCGCCGATCAGCCCGAACCTGGCCGGGCGGGTGGCCGCGTCCTTCGCGCTGGCGGCGCAGTACAACGCGCGCCAGAACCCCGCGCTGGCCAAGAAGTACCTCGACGAGGGCGCCTCGATCCTCGCCGGCGCGCAGACCGAGAACGTCGACCCGGACAAGCTCGTGACCGCGCTGCCCAGGGCCTTCTACCCGGAGAACTCCTGGATGGACGACATGGAGCTGGGCGCGGCCGAACTGGCTGCCGCCGGACGTGCGCTGAAGGACCCGCGCGCGGGTGAGTGGGGGCGCGCGGCGACGCAGTGGGCCAAGCGCTACATCGCCAGCGGTGAGACCGACACGCTCAACCTGTACAACACCAGCGCGCTGGCCCACGCGTCCCTGACCCGCTTGCTGCGCGACGGTCCCGTGTCCGGGGCCGAGGTCACCGAGCGCGATCTGACCGGGCACTTGAAGAAGCAGCTCCAGTCCGGTGTGGACAGTGCGGCGAAGAGCCCGTTCCGCACGGCGGCCAGTGTTGTCAGCTTCGACGCGGCCCCGCGCAGCTTCGGGTTCGCCTCCACCGCGCAGCTCTACCGATCGCTCACCGGCGACCGGGCGTTCGACGCTTTCGGCACGCAGCAACGCGGTTTCGCGTTGGGCAGCAACGCATGGGGCGTGTCGCTCGTCATCGGCGCGGGGGACTTCTCGCGGTGCGTCCACCACCAGGTCGCCAACCTCCAGGGCGACCTCAACGGCGGGAAGAAGGTCCTCGTCGGTGCGGTGATCAACGGTCCGAACAAGGCCGGGCTGCTCGGCGACCTCGGTGAGTTCGGCGACATGCGTCCGTGTCAGCGGGACATGAAGGCCTTCGACGGCTCCGGTTCGGAGTTCCTGGACGACACCAGGTCCTGGGCCACCTCGGAGACCGCGATCGACTTCACCTCGACCGCGATGCTCACCTTCGGCCTGACCTCGATGCGTTAG